The Nocardioides panzhihuensis genome has a segment encoding these proteins:
- a CDS encoding histidine phosphatase family protein, translated as MSSKTSRGWGAGDATTTLVLVRHGVTKHTAAKAFSGGLGGDNPPLIQEGREQVLLTAEWLKPLAASVSTVVSSPVLRAVETGEIVAGALGARLVEDPGFAEIEFGKWEGLTFAEVGQRFPDEMKTWMGATEVAPPGGESFDSAQTRVLDGLSRVLEKHAGETVVITSHVSPIKLIVAHALGAPIGGVFSMELSPASVTVVSFFSDGRASMRLFNGLPVSRDPFASGAF; from the coding sequence ATGAGCTCGAAGACCTCGCGGGGCTGGGGAGCCGGCGACGCGACGACGACGCTGGTCCTGGTTCGTCACGGCGTCACCAAGCACACCGCCGCCAAGGCGTTCTCCGGCGGGCTCGGTGGCGACAACCCGCCGCTGATCCAGGAGGGTCGTGAGCAGGTCCTGCTGACCGCCGAGTGGCTCAAGCCGCTCGCCGCATCGGTGTCCACCGTCGTGAGCTCGCCGGTCCTGCGGGCCGTCGAGACCGGGGAGATCGTCGCCGGTGCGCTCGGCGCCCGGCTGGTCGAGGACCCCGGGTTCGCGGAGATCGAGTTCGGCAAGTGGGAGGGGCTCACCTTCGCCGAGGTCGGCCAACGGTTCCCCGACGAGATGAAGACGTGGATGGGGGCGACCGAGGTCGCCCCACCGGGCGGGGAGTCGTTCGACTCCGCCCAGACGCGGGTGCTCGACGGCCTCTCGCGGGTGCTCGAGAAGCACGCAGGAGAGACCGTCGTGATCACCTCGCACGTCTCGCCGATCAAGCTGATCGTCGCTCACGCCCTGGGCGCCCCGATCGGCGGAGTCTTCAGCATGGAGCTCTCACCCGCATCGGTCACCGTCGTCTCCTTCTTCTCCGACGGCCGCGCCTCGATGCGCCTATTCAACGGCCTCCCGGTCTCCCGCGACCCCTTCGCCTCCGGCGCCTTCTGA
- a CDS encoding zinc ribbon domain-containing protein yields MKLLDVCELDSRALQLRHRRAHLSQAAVVAELQASKKTTDDAVRDARVIRDDLERVQKKADADVEAVKTRRRRDQERMDSGAISSAKDLERMQHELVTLDRRISVLEDEELEVMEKLEEAQSNLTRLEAELAEIDDKLAVATDSVDVETAKIDAELAGVAEERAPALEGIPDDLLALYDRLSGKLGVGAAELRARRCGGCNLQVDPAELSRIRRLAADEVVRCEECSRILVRTAESGL; encoded by the coding sequence GTGAAGTTGCTCGACGTCTGTGAGCTGGACTCGCGAGCGCTCCAGCTGCGACACCGCCGTGCGCATCTGTCCCAGGCCGCCGTCGTGGCGGAGCTTCAGGCATCGAAGAAGACCACCGACGATGCCGTACGTGACGCCCGGGTCATCCGCGACGACCTCGAGCGGGTGCAGAAGAAGGCAGACGCCGACGTCGAGGCGGTCAAGACCCGCCGCCGGCGTGACCAGGAGCGGATGGACTCGGGGGCGATCAGCAGCGCCAAGGACCTCGAGCGCATGCAGCACGAGCTGGTCACCCTCGACCGCCGGATCTCGGTGCTCGAGGACGAGGAGCTCGAGGTCATGGAGAAGCTCGAGGAGGCTCAGTCGAACCTGACCCGACTCGAGGCCGAGCTCGCCGAGATCGACGACAAGCTTGCGGTCGCGACCGACTCCGTCGACGTCGAGACCGCGAAGATCGACGCCGAGCTCGCCGGGGTCGCCGAGGAGCGGGCGCCGGCGCTCGAAGGCATCCCCGATGACCTGCTCGCGCTCTACGACCGGCTGAGCGGCAAGCTCGGAGTCGGTGCCGCCGAGCTGCGCGCCCGCCGCTGCGGCGGCTGCAACCTCCAGGTCGACCCCGCCGAGCTCTCCCGCATCCGCCGCCTCGCCGCCGACGAGGTCGTGCGCTGTGAGGAGTGCTCCCGGATCCTGGTCCGCACCGCCGAGTCGGGGCTATGA
- a CDS encoding Nif3-like dinuclear metal center hexameric protein, protein MPTSPTLSAVTSLLDDWYPPATADAWDAVGLVWGEPSQPVSKVLLAVDPTLPVAEEAAAWGADLVVVHHPLFLKGVHGFAATTPKGRTLSTLVSARCALLTAHTNADQALGGVSESLALALGLGSLRPLVPGVSDDVGTGRAGTVEPTTLGAFAESVAAALPATAAGIRVAGDLDRPVSSVALCGGAGDFLLDQVAAYDVYVTSDLRHHPASEFLEKGGALIDIPHWAAEWTWLPVLARRLNEALGDTVETRVSEIVTDPWTLRL, encoded by the coding sequence ATGCCGACCTCGCCGACTCTGTCTGCCGTCACGTCGTTGCTGGACGACTGGTATCCGCCTGCCACCGCCGACGCCTGGGATGCCGTCGGTCTGGTCTGGGGCGAGCCCTCGCAGCCGGTCTCGAAGGTGCTTCTCGCCGTCGACCCGACGCTCCCGGTCGCCGAGGAGGCGGCCGCGTGGGGAGCGGACCTGGTGGTGGTCCATCACCCGCTCTTCCTCAAAGGTGTTCACGGGTTCGCGGCGACGACCCCGAAAGGACGTACGCTCTCGACGCTGGTCTCCGCTCGCTGCGCGCTGCTCACCGCCCACACCAACGCCGACCAGGCCCTCGGTGGCGTCTCGGAGTCGCTGGCGCTCGCGCTCGGGCTGGGCTCGCTGCGGCCGCTGGTACCGGGGGTGAGCGACGACGTCGGGACAGGCCGGGCCGGGACGGTGGAGCCGACGACGCTGGGCGCCTTCGCCGAGTCCGTGGCGGCGGCGCTGCCCGCCACCGCGGCCGGGATCCGGGTCGCGGGCGACCTCGACCGGCCGGTCTCCTCGGTGGCGCTGTGCGGCGGCGCGGGCGACTTCCTGCTCGACCAGGTGGCTGCGTACGACGTCTATGTGACCAGCGACCTGCGCCACCATCCGGCCTCGGAGTTCCTCGAGAAGGGTGGCGCGTTGATCGACATCCCGCACTGGGCTGCCGAGTGGACCTGGCTGCCGGTTCTGGCGAGGCGACTGAACGAGGCTCTGGGGGATACGGTGGAGACCCGGGTCAGTGAGATCGTCACAGACCCGTGGACTTTGCGATTGTGA
- a CDS encoding ABC transporter ATP-binding protein produces the protein MTTTATPAPPSGSVTISGLTKTYGQATAVDGLDLEIRAGEFISLLGPSGCGKTTTLRMIAGFEKPDSGSILIGGKDVVRLAPYQRDVNTVFQAYALFPHKSVAENVAYGLQQRKTPRAETRERVVEALRMVRMLDFADRSPTQLSGGQQQRVALARALVNRPGVLLLDEPLGALDRQLREEMQVELKLLQSRLGITFVFVTHDQHEALAMSDRIAIMRAGRIEQLADADTVYNQPASAYVAGFVGQQNFLHGEVSADGTTVETPFVVVEGPAKPDAKPGEPHQAAVRPELISIEPGSAAATVPEGRNSVAGEVLQVSPLGEVIQYLVKVTDEYSLLIRRPTHGAVRLSPGDQVLCGWAAADVRLFPLDAPIDPTTARSPQ, from the coding sequence ATGACCACGACAGCTACCCCGGCCCCACCCTCCGGCTCGGTGACCATCAGCGGCCTGACCAAGACCTACGGCCAGGCCACGGCGGTCGACGGCCTGGACCTGGAGATCCGGGCCGGCGAGTTCATCTCGCTGCTCGGCCCGTCGGGCTGCGGCAAGACAACGACGCTGCGGATGATCGCCGGGTTCGAGAAGCCCGACTCCGGCAGCATCTTGATCGGCGGCAAGGACGTGGTCCGGCTCGCGCCCTACCAGCGCGACGTGAACACGGTCTTCCAGGCGTACGCGCTGTTTCCGCACAAGTCCGTCGCCGAGAACGTCGCCTACGGCCTGCAGCAGCGCAAGACGCCCAGGGCGGAGACGCGGGAGCGCGTCGTCGAGGCGCTGCGGATGGTGCGGATGCTCGACTTCGCGGATCGTTCGCCCACCCAGCTCTCCGGTGGCCAGCAGCAACGGGTCGCCCTCGCCCGGGCGCTCGTCAACCGCCCCGGCGTCCTGCTCCTCGACGAGCCGCTGGGCGCCCTGGACCGCCAGCTGCGCGAGGAGATGCAGGTCGAGCTCAAGCTGCTCCAGTCCCGTCTCGGGATCACCTTCGTCTTCGTCACCCACGACCAGCACGAGGCACTCGCGATGAGCGACCGGATCGCGATCATGCGCGCCGGCCGGATCGAGCAGCTCGCCGACGCCGACACCGTCTACAACCAGCCCGCCAGCGCGTACGTCGCCGGCTTCGTCGGCCAGCAGAACTTCCTGCACGGCGAGGTGAGCGCGGACGGCACCACCGTCGAGACCCCCTTCGTGGTCGTCGAGGGGCCGGCGAAGCCCGACGCGAAGCCCGGCGAGCCCCATCAGGCCGCCGTCCGGCCCGAGCTGATCTCGATCGAGCCTGGGTCGGCCGCGGCGACGGTTCCAGAGGGCCGCAACAGTGTCGCCGGAGAGGTGCTCCAGGTCTCCCCGCTGGGCGAGGTGATCCAGTACCTCGTCAAGGTCACCGACGAGTACAGCCTGCTGATCCGCCGCCCCACCCACGGCGCCGTCCGGCTCTCCCCCGGCGACCAGGTCCTCTGCGGCTGGGCCGCCGCGGACGTACGCCTCTTCCCCCTCGATGCCCCGATCGACCCGACCACCGCTAGGAGCCCACAGTGA
- a CDS encoding spermidine/putrescine ABC transporter substrate-binding protein, protein MSKPVNKSGDVRILASHAGARAIRRELSRRNFLSLAAIAGAGAALSACGAGGGGESGAVEPGAGATGGPVEKSLSIYTWGDYDSPEVIDAFGKTGPKVTLDSYGSNEELISKLVAAKGTSGYDIVVPTGVYIPQLIENEIIVPLNKDLIPNMSKVDPQFLGQDWDPENEYSVCKAWGTTGFVYDTTVIKRDLSTWNDFIDAMQNEASGKTSLLDDPQGIAGIYFWANGIDWNTEDMADYDAFEAEAVESWAPHIAGFDSYPATGAMQQNTFALMQNWNGDSRLGILEHKQPDRWKWVLAGPTTELWMDNWCIPAGAPHPEAAHAFLDYVLEPENSFLEMDYIGYNTGALGIEEMAKERKVELPEMIFFTDEQLATMKNGAVNKAQDRRTEVYDKLKAAASA, encoded by the coding sequence GTGAGCAAGCCTGTAAACAAGAGTGGCGACGTACGCATCCTGGCCAGCCATGCAGGCGCACGAGCGATCCGCCGGGAGCTCTCGCGGCGCAACTTCCTGAGCCTGGCGGCAATCGCCGGCGCCGGGGCGGCGCTCAGCGCCTGCGGCGCCGGTGGCGGTGGCGAGTCCGGCGCGGTCGAGCCGGGCGCCGGCGCGACCGGCGGGCCGGTGGAGAAGTCGCTCTCGATCTACACCTGGGGCGACTACGACTCCCCCGAGGTGATCGACGCCTTCGGCAAGACCGGCCCGAAGGTGACACTCGACTCCTACGGCTCCAACGAGGAGCTGATCTCCAAGCTGGTCGCGGCCAAGGGCACCAGCGGCTACGACATCGTCGTGCCGACCGGCGTCTACATCCCCCAGCTGATCGAGAACGAGATCATCGTCCCGCTCAACAAGGACCTGATCCCCAACATGTCCAAGGTCGACCCGCAGTTCCTCGGACAGGACTGGGACCCGGAGAACGAGTACTCGGTGTGCAAGGCCTGGGGCACCACAGGCTTCGTCTACGACACCACGGTTATCAAGCGCGACCTGTCGACCTGGAACGACTTCATCGACGCGATGCAGAACGAGGCCTCGGGCAAGACCTCGCTGCTCGACGACCCGCAGGGCATCGCCGGCATCTACTTCTGGGCCAACGGCATCGACTGGAACACCGAGGACATGGCCGACTACGACGCCTTCGAGGCCGAGGCGGTCGAGAGCTGGGCGCCGCACATCGCCGGCTTCGACTCCTACCCGGCCACCGGCGCGATGCAGCAGAACACCTTCGCGCTGATGCAGAACTGGAACGGCGACTCCCGCCTCGGCATCCTCGAGCACAAGCAGCCCGACCGCTGGAAGTGGGTCCTCGCCGGTCCGACGACCGAGCTGTGGATGGACAACTGGTGCATCCCGGCCGGAGCTCCCCATCCCGAGGCCGCCCACGCCTTCCTCGACTACGTGCTGGAGCCGGAGAACTCCTTCCTGGAGATGGACTACATCGGCTACAACACCGGCGCGCTGGGCATCGAGGAGATGGCCAAGGAGCGCAAGGTCGAGCTGCCCGAGATGATCTTCTTCACCGACGAGCAGCTCGCCACCATGAAGAACGGCGCCGTCAACAAGGCTCAGGACCGGCGTACGGAGGTCTACGACAAGCTGAAGGCCGCCGCCAGTGCGTAA
- a CDS encoding ABC transporter permease subunit — MRNRLPGFVLAVPAWLWLTAFFVVPFLQVAWFSLGEKPGMFGSHSNAVMSLDRYAEAFSPTFFMIFRATLWMSVLGTIACLLIALPAAYFMALKVPAHRRGLLVALVMVPYWTSFLIRTIGWKVILSSEGVLAGFMTDVGLVADPHDLLNTRGAVLLGLIYNYLPLMILPMYVAFDRVDSALGEASKDLGAGRIRTFFQVTLPLARPGIIAGVILVFIPMMGDYVTPAVLGGAKGTMVGSLIASQFLTAQNWALGSAMAIVLILLTMLIVILAITLMWVVGWLVRRRSRLVVGTVPPPDLTLHTKEVAA, encoded by the coding sequence GTGCGTAACCGGCTTCCAGGGTTCGTCCTCGCTGTCCCGGCGTGGCTGTGGCTGACGGCCTTCTTCGTCGTGCCGTTCCTGCAGGTCGCCTGGTTCAGCCTCGGCGAGAAACCCGGCATGTTCGGCAGCCACAGCAACGCGGTGATGTCGCTGGACCGCTACGCCGAGGCGTTCAGCCCGACCTTCTTCATGATCTTCCGGGCGACGCTGTGGATGAGCGTGCTGGGCACCATCGCCTGCCTGCTGATCGCTCTGCCCGCGGCGTACTTCATGGCTCTGAAGGTCCCCGCGCACCGACGAGGGCTGCTGGTCGCACTGGTGATGGTGCCCTACTGGACCTCGTTCCTGATCCGGACGATCGGCTGGAAGGTGATCCTGTCCTCCGAGGGCGTCCTGGCCGGCTTCATGACCGACGTCGGTCTGGTCGCCGACCCGCACGACCTGCTCAACACCCGCGGCGCGGTCCTGCTGGGCCTGATCTACAACTATCTGCCGCTGATGATCCTGCCGATGTACGTCGCCTTCGACCGCGTCGACAGCGCGCTCGGTGAAGCGTCCAAGGACCTCGGCGCAGGCCGGATACGCACGTTCTTCCAGGTCACGCTGCCGCTGGCACGGCCCGGGATCATCGCGGGCGTCATCCTCGTCTTCATCCCGATGATGGGCGACTACGTCACCCCGGCCGTCCTCGGCGGCGCGAAGGGCACCATGGTCGGCTCGCTGATCGCCAGCCAGTTCCTCACCGCTCAGAACTGGGCGCTGGGCTCCGCCATGGCGATCGTCCTGATCCTGCTCACCATGCTCATCGTCATCCTCGCCATCACGCTGATGTGGGTCGTGGGCTGGCTCGTGCGCCGGCGCAGCAGGCTGGTCGTCGGAACCGTCCCGCCACCTGACCTGACGCTGCACACCAAGGAGGTGGCGGCATGA
- a CDS encoding ABC transporter permease, translating into MSKPSGTNIALGVWTTLVFLFLFAPIIVIGIYSFNGGRLLTAWDGFSLEPFMAIVERPSVRHAVAVSLQTAVVAALLASALGTLAGMAMARFPGRWTGPFTLLLLLVSVTPEIVDGIALLPWFVTLGQDWSLLPFNNGYVRLVIGHSLFATAVVTYIVRARLIGLDASLEEASADLYAKPVATFFKVTIPLVGPAVLAGGLLAFTLSLDNTVISSFINVSGTTSWPVYVLSSVRSGLKPEIAAVSTILLVFTLLVLGLVAWVLKRSGSSVTDTMAAA; encoded by the coding sequence ATGAGCAAGCCCTCCGGGACCAACATCGCGCTCGGCGTGTGGACCACGTTGGTCTTCCTCTTCCTGTTCGCGCCGATCATCGTGATCGGCATCTACTCCTTCAACGGCGGTCGGCTGCTCACCGCCTGGGACGGCTTCAGCCTGGAGCCGTTCATGGCGATCGTCGAACGGCCGTCCGTACGCCACGCCGTCGCCGTCTCGCTGCAGACCGCCGTGGTCGCCGCCCTCCTGGCGAGCGCGCTCGGCACCCTGGCCGGGATGGCGATGGCCCGGTTCCCGGGCCGCTGGACGGGCCCGTTCACGCTGCTGTTGCTGCTGGTCTCGGTGACCCCCGAGATCGTCGACGGCATCGCCCTGCTCCCCTGGTTCGTGACGCTCGGCCAGGACTGGTCGCTGCTGCCGTTCAACAACGGCTACGTACGTCTCGTGATCGGTCACTCGCTCTTCGCGACCGCCGTGGTCACCTACATCGTCCGAGCCCGCCTGATCGGGTTGGACGCGTCCCTGGAGGAGGCCTCGGCGGATCTCTACGCGAAACCGGTCGCGACCTTCTTCAAGGTCACGATCCCGCTCGTCGGGCCCGCGGTGCTGGCGGGCGGGCTGCTGGCCTTCACGCTGAGCCTCGACAACACGGTCATTTCCTCGTTCATCAACGTCTCCGGCACGACCTCGTGGCCCGTCTACGTGCTCTCCTCGGTCCGCTCCGGCCTCAAGCCCGAGATCGCCGCGGTCTCCACCATCCTGCTGGTCTTCACGCTTTTGGTCCTCGGCCTGGTGGCGTGGGTGCTCAAGCGCTCGGGCTCCTCGGTCACCGACACCATGGCCGCGGCCTGA
- a CDS encoding amidohydrolase: MSGQTGPVDLLLRGGRVLRAGRWEDAAIAVHDGRIAAVGADLDALAGPDTLVEELDGRWVLPAFHDSHVHPIQAGLEMNQCDLTGLSTLDGYLDAIGAYAEAFPDRAWISGGGWSMDSFPGGVPTAEPLDRILPDRPVFLPNRDHHSAWVNSRALELAGIDARTPDPADGRIERDAAGRPTGALHEGAMALVGSLVPAPTSGDLTEALLTAQRHLHSVGIVGWQDALVGEGLGMPDSLPTYIAAQESGVLTAKVVLAQWWDRGRGLEQLPELLERRALAARAGLDAASVKIMQDGVCETHTAAMLSPYLDSLGRLTDNRGLSFIPADALASYVAALDANGFQAHVHALGDRAVRDSLDAIEHARTLNGASGLRHHLAHVQVVERSDVPRFAALDVTANIQPLWACLDEAVEVLTLPFLAPDAREQQYVFGSLLRTDARIACGSDWPVSDPAPLLGMHVAVNRRSPDQPPDAAPLLPDEALTVLQALAGYTTGTAYLNRLEGSTGRIETGYAADLVVVDDDILDEDTTVLARTQVTHTYADGREVYRKP, translated from the coding sequence ATGAGCGGCCAGACCGGCCCCGTGGACCTGCTACTGCGCGGCGGCCGGGTGCTGCGTGCAGGCCGCTGGGAGGATGCGGCCATTGCCGTCCACGACGGGCGGATCGCGGCCGTCGGCGCAGATCTCGATGCTCTGGCCGGCCCGGACACCTTGGTCGAGGAGCTCGACGGCCGGTGGGTGCTGCCCGCCTTCCACGACTCACACGTGCACCCGATCCAGGCCGGCCTGGAGATGAACCAGTGCGACCTGACCGGGCTGTCGACGCTCGACGGCTATCTGGATGCCATCGGCGCCTACGCCGAGGCCTTCCCTGACCGGGCCTGGATCTCCGGCGGTGGCTGGTCGATGGACTCCTTCCCCGGTGGAGTGCCCACCGCCGAGCCCCTCGACCGGATCCTTCCCGACCGGCCGGTCTTCCTGCCCAACCGCGACCACCACTCGGCCTGGGTGAACAGCCGCGCGCTCGAGCTCGCCGGTATCGATGCCCGCACACCCGACCCCGCCGACGGACGCATCGAGCGCGACGCCGCCGGCCGACCGACCGGCGCGCTGCACGAGGGTGCGATGGCGCTGGTGGGCTCGCTGGTGCCGGCGCCGACCTCGGGCGACCTGACCGAGGCGCTGCTCACCGCGCAGCGTCATCTCCACTCGGTCGGCATCGTGGGCTGGCAGGACGCACTGGTCGGCGAGGGTCTGGGCATGCCGGACTCGCTGCCGACCTACATCGCCGCTCAGGAGTCCGGCGTGCTCACCGCGAAGGTCGTCCTCGCCCAGTGGTGGGACCGCGGCCGCGGCCTGGAGCAGCTGCCCGAGCTCCTCGAGCGTCGCGCCCTGGCGGCGCGCGCCGGGCTCGACGCCGCCAGCGTCAAGATCATGCAGGACGGGGTCTGCGAGACGCATACGGCCGCGATGCTCTCCCCCTACCTCGACTCGCTCGGGCGGCTCACCGACAACCGCGGGCTCTCCTTCATCCCCGCCGATGCGCTGGCTTCGTACGTCGCTGCGCTGGACGCCAACGGGTTCCAGGCCCACGTCCACGCGCTGGGTGACCGGGCAGTGCGAGACAGCCTGGACGCGATCGAGCACGCGCGCACTCTCAACGGAGCCAGCGGGCTGCGACACCATCTGGCTCACGTCCAGGTCGTCGAGCGCTCCGACGTCCCTCGGTTCGCCGCGCTCGACGTCACCGCCAACATCCAGCCGCTGTGGGCATGCCTGGACGAGGCGGTGGAGGTGCTGACCCTCCCGTTCCTGGCGCCCGACGCGCGCGAGCAGCAGTATGTGTTCGGGTCGTTGCTGCGTACGGACGCTCGGATCGCGTGCGGAAGCGACTGGCCCGTCTCCGACCCGGCGCCGCTGCTCGGCATGCACGTCGCGGTCAACCGCCGCTCCCCCGACCAGCCGCCCGACGCTGCCCCGCTGCTGCCGGACGAGGCGCTCACGGTCCTCCAGGCGCTCGCCGGCTATACCACCGGGACCGCCTACCTGAACCGTCTGGAGGGCTCGACGGGCCGCATCGAGACCGGGTACGCAGCCGACCTGGTCGTGGTCGACGACGACATCCTCGACGAGGACACCACGGTGCTCGCCCGGACGCAGGTGACCCATACCTACGCCGACGGCCGCGAGGTCTACCGAAAGCCCTGA
- a CDS encoding MFS transporter: protein MVRTPNPLWHTLTHLRGNPRACVWTEPMWGLSMALVLPYASVFMLALGVHDEQIGLIASAGMVSQVFFGLAGGIITDRLGRRATTALFDVVAWVIPCLIWAFAQSFWGFLAASMVNGAMQVTQNSWDCLMVEDAERGQITRIYSLVRVAADCSALFAPIAAILVAQLGLEPAVRVLFINAAVVMTAKIIWLYLWSSETRQGRIRMAETDGHSLWRLLAGYRGALALLVRSRGSVLALAIAALFAAVTLINATFWQVVVSQHLQVPDPLLPFFPMVRSLMSVLFLFTLISRLTGGMDLKRATLWGFGTYLAGQLLLVLIPASRGDADLATYALLGVCLVLDSFGAGMLFMLSESLVALHVDEAERSRVMALQRMLIMLAAAPFGWISGWLSGIDRTYPFWLTAGLLVLGAVLTATRWVPTHPEPEPEQEPEPVA, encoded by the coding sequence GTGGTACGGACCCCCAACCCCCTCTGGCACACCCTCACCCATCTTCGCGGAAACCCGCGCGCGTGCGTCTGGACCGAGCCGATGTGGGGCCTGTCGATGGCACTGGTGCTGCCGTACGCCTCGGTGTTCATGCTGGCACTGGGCGTGCACGACGAGCAGATCGGTCTGATCGCGAGCGCGGGGATGGTCTCCCAGGTCTTCTTCGGCCTCGCCGGCGGGATCATCACCGACCGGCTCGGGCGGCGCGCGACGACGGCCCTGTTCGACGTGGTCGCCTGGGTGATCCCGTGCCTGATCTGGGCGTTCGCGCAGAGCTTCTGGGGCTTCCTCGCGGCATCGATGGTCAACGGCGCGATGCAGGTGACTCAGAACTCCTGGGACTGCCTGATGGTCGAGGATGCCGAGCGCGGCCAGATCACCCGGATCTACTCGCTGGTGCGGGTGGCTGCGGACTGTTCGGCTCTCTTCGCCCCGATCGCCGCGATCCTGGTGGCCCAGCTCGGGCTGGAGCCGGCGGTCCGGGTGCTCTTCATCAACGCCGCGGTGGTGATGACGGCGAAGATCATCTGGCTCTACCTGTGGTCCTCCGAGACCCGGCAGGGACGGATACGGATGGCGGAGACCGACGGGCACAGCCTCTGGCGGCTCCTGGCCGGATACCGCGGGGCGCTGGCGCTGCTGGTGCGCTCCCGCGGCTCTGTCCTGGCGCTCGCGATCGCAGCGCTGTTCGCTGCGGTGACGCTGATCAACGCCACCTTCTGGCAGGTCGTGGTCAGCCAGCACCTGCAGGTGCCCGATCCGTTGCTGCCGTTCTTTCCGATGGTGCGCTCGCTGATGTCGGTGCTCTTCCTCTTCACGCTCATCTCCCGGCTGACCGGCGGGATGGACCTCAAGAGGGCCACGCTGTGGGGCTTCGGGACCTACCTCGCCGGCCAGCTCCTCCTGGTCCTGATCCCGGCATCGCGGGGCGACGCCGACCTGGCCACGTACGCACTCCTGGGGGTCTGTCTGGTTCTCGACAGCTTCGGAGCGGGGATGCTGTTCATGCTCTCGGAGTCCCTGGTGGCTCTGCACGTCGACGAGGCCGAACGTTCCCGGGTGATGGCGCTGCAGCGAATGTTGATCATGCTGGCCGCCGCTCCGTTCGGGTGGATCTCCGGATGGCTCTCGGGGATCGACCGCACATACCCGTTCTGGCTGACCGCCGGACTGCTCGTCCTCGGCGCGGTCCTGACCGCGACTCGCTGGGTGCCGACCCACCCGGAGCCGGAACCGGAACAGGAACCGGAGCCGGTCGCCTAG
- a CDS encoding zinc-ribbon domain-containing protein: MIIFGIKSYTRLLATLSLVCPSCHQRAAHRLFEVVRKFTLFFIPLIPVGTSRRMDCINCGYASKVSKDQAEQLITSAPRPTAG, from the coding sequence ATGATCATCTTCGGGATCAAGTCGTACACCCGACTGCTCGCGACCCTCTCCCTCGTGTGCCCCAGCTGTCACCAGCGCGCGGCGCACCGGCTCTTCGAGGTCGTCCGCAAGTTCACCCTCTTCTTCATCCCGCTCATCCCGGTCGGTACGTCACGGCGCATGGACTGCATCAACTGCGGCTATGCCTCCAAGGTGTCCAAGGACCAGGCCGAGCAGCTCATCACTTCTGCGCCGCGGCCGACCGCCGGCTGA